A genomic window from Candidatus Neomarinimicrobiota bacterium includes:
- a CDS encoding T9SS type A sorting domain-containing protein has protein sequence MKFNRYKIGNLPPILFFVTMLMSATSLSAQTYSTEVTVVNGGSGVMTGYLAPAVVGEERQNGSHTVLVGQPFVSTGVMSGNGLKSELGFWSPMLRRPGVPLLKASYDIFPDKINLRWSYDPNIPPATILHDIYRNSTQLYDDYPITESTYEDAASDLNVGTEYVYHIEGKNVFGPAPVRGEAIGKTSTSGYISGNIKSKVGTKIPEVKLVLTPNWGYSLFFDGMEDYMTVPDADVFEFANDQVLPEATLEFWALPSTVANQILLSKSGLWNLELVDNGTAMHLAFTLNGSQVFLTDNTVNVNEWTHIALVKSGSMLTAYLNGTQATVGGGMLFMEFNATAENTAPLIFASDGETGFFRGAIDDFRTWDFARGEETIARDYNRYLYYRTGEIINHTGMTSSMNFDFGSGTTVTNAVNQTLSGTVYGVSTDTWASNLPPVYATAFTDSTGYYKMENINFGGNGTLFRLTPSKLYHEFDVEFLDVSLNETNPAALNQNFTVVNLMSITGYVYFDTSYTEGVQCGEKGVQIKVNGAVKTTTDADGFYRVEVEPGADVTIRPEKNSRDSLNFRPTRYDFTEVVENKTANFKDTKTRFLRGRVSGGSCGVALGPKAFASVQVSPANNKFTKTFAVDAGGNFTFPTLPPQAYTVSVQMDQAFIEDIDNWSTIDTWFKNNGKSIDLEKSYSLADSAWGGEEDTLDFTYRSPMQVEIAGFDTLSIWNPDKQKLEVNKYFVQNRPHILELSSYEEYYGGECPVDTGTFQIFDYISDRWSAGSEDTVEVAIGPTGTYDYEVIPGQPDVISPYKKKISVRAIGGIGQTKSVTKEAVVLGTKPGPMQFTTTAPDIPFLILRRPPGDQSFAEFTRSQAQSTEFGIDIGSAMGYEREVSASLGTKFTTVVGFGVSTELSVEAKYEMTAGFSSTFSLSSSKSQAVSISTQSTYQTGTGVDVAGNHGDLDMFVGGALNLLYGKTTELGLKKYTVGEQVYDGYGITTPVMFVPDGFATTFIYTRKHIEEILIPELRDIARNTDSDSLRETTLESIARWNQVLDREKSLRWITQDTVNYSFDGNAGPFTQSRTSEVSESYTMNVGLEINSSFAQEVGFEINEGFGASTTERYSFGFNMGRSATSTKTVSNTSSFTLDDDDDGDRYTVDVANDPVYGTPVFRVVSGISSCPYEEWRNAEDSVVTVPRDKPTMAWDASTNNGIIDDALPSEPVDLKVWLRNEKPESRTYYLSIVQSSNPLGAEITINGVAATEANPFPVVMDSMEQQFATVRVWRGSGDHYEYNGLTIKFAPECESNYAGVTSGFTLPFTVNFAKPCTDAEFYDLEESWVLNIADKDTLDFLVTGYDLGQSYFETLLLQYQPVGSDQWFTVSADTLYADTLRIYDQQVASMHWPIPEGFTDGKYDIRLRSVCLENTLTNEMPSLRGTVDRKKPQILGAPEPKDEVLNMSDEIAINFTEAINPASVTRTDVKLYDGQAGGEITDIEVTVSENRLVIIPQIQNKFMENHHVTATVYGYEDLNGNPGDTLTWKFLVDRNPVAWNQRSTEVLAFTDTTNEFRITLNNNGSKAQPFELVDVPSWLIAAPTNGELNPGGSFDIHFEVDPNLDVGEYTNTLFARTPEGDEPLDMKIVSMCPYPDWDVNPYDYEYSMTVTADVLVQGTKSTDHYDRMGAFIDGQPVGFGHIEYVSELNDHRTYLTVYSNTFSGDTVRFHLWDRTGCVEFWEMDTTLVFTNDAAIGSLTEPLTMNASGVVAQNLAFPEGFKWFSVNVKPEKSNLNNVLEGLAPEEGDRIISQEAYAQFQSSTNSWVGPLTEVGLDAGTMYVADLSSGMALPYIGRRVWADTAQIPLTQNWNWLGYLPNRSMNVNVALSQLHPGDGDLVKDQVSFAEYAEGLGWIGNLTDMLPGAGYKIRLVTADTLVYPLGSITSPGLAKITVLTPEFAADSLPEVQWVVENPYLHEHTMTLTTVIYDELNMVADPYDMVAALIDGEVRGTARPMFIPGIDEPRIFLSIQGDSREETPVELRIWDNDKERIYRTAETFPFRPESHEGSVTEPFTMTQTALALDDPDFIPEEYVLSQNYPNPFNPTTVIGYGLPEASRVTLRIYNIRGQVVKTMVNDVQKAGYYRIRWDGTDQYGHDMASGMYIMRMRTRTYTKIRKMVLVR, from the coding sequence ATGAAGTTCAATAGATATAAAATTGGAAATCTGCCACCGATATTGTTTTTCGTGACAATGCTGATGTCGGCAACCTCGCTCTCAGCGCAGACATATTCAACTGAAGTCACGGTAGTAAATGGGGGCTCCGGAGTGATGACGGGGTACCTTGCCCCTGCGGTGGTGGGCGAGGAACGGCAGAACGGCTCCCATACGGTTCTGGTGGGACAGCCGTTTGTCTCGACGGGGGTGATGAGCGGTAACGGGTTGAAATCCGAGCTGGGGTTTTGGTCTCCTATGTTGCGAAGGCCAGGGGTCCCATTACTAAAGGCGTCCTATGACATATTTCCGGACAAAATCAATCTGCGGTGGTCATACGACCCCAATATACCCCCGGCCACGATATTGCATGACATCTACCGTAATAGCACCCAGCTGTACGACGATTATCCGATAACCGAGTCTACCTACGAGGATGCCGCTTCCGACCTCAATGTGGGAACCGAGTATGTCTATCATATCGAAGGAAAAAACGTCTTTGGCCCGGCGCCGGTTCGCGGAGAGGCCATCGGTAAAACCTCAACCTCGGGATACATTTCGGGCAATATCAAGTCCAAGGTGGGCACAAAAATCCCCGAAGTCAAACTGGTATTGACGCCGAACTGGGGCTATTCCCTTTTCTTTGATGGCATGGAAGACTATATGACTGTCCCGGATGCGGATGTGTTCGAATTTGCGAACGATCAAGTACTTCCGGAGGCAACCCTGGAGTTTTGGGCTCTTCCATCCACCGTTGCGAATCAGATATTGCTCTCAAAAAGTGGGCTCTGGAATCTGGAGCTCGTAGATAACGGCACGGCGATGCATCTGGCGTTTACCCTCAATGGAAGCCAGGTTTTTCTGACGGATAACACGGTGAACGTAAATGAGTGGACGCATATTGCGCTGGTCAAATCGGGTAGTATGCTGACGGCCTATTTGAACGGAACGCAGGCTACTGTCGGTGGCGGGATGTTATTCATGGAGTTTAATGCCACTGCGGAAAATACGGCGCCATTGATATTTGCCAGCGACGGTGAAACCGGTTTCTTCCGTGGCGCCATCGATGATTTCAGAACATGGGATTTTGCCCGGGGAGAAGAGACTATTGCCCGGGATTACAACCGGTATCTTTATTACCGGACCGGAGAAATCATCAATCATACGGGCATGACCAGCAGCATGAATTTTGATTTTGGATCCGGGACTACGGTGACTAATGCTGTTAATCAGACGTTAAGTGGTACCGTGTATGGGGTGAGTACCGACACGTGGGCGTCAAATCTGCCGCCGGTTTATGCTACAGCATTTACCGATTCCACCGGCTATTATAAAATGGAGAATATAAATTTCGGTGGCAACGGAACTCTGTTTCGCCTGACGCCTTCAAAACTCTACCATGAGTTCGACGTGGAATTTCTCGACGTTTCATTGAATGAGACGAATCCGGCGGCGCTGAATCAGAATTTTACCGTGGTCAACCTGATGAGCATTACTGGTTACGTGTACTTTGACACCTCGTATACCGAAGGCGTGCAGTGTGGCGAGAAAGGGGTGCAAATTAAGGTAAACGGCGCGGTGAAAACCACTACCGATGCGGATGGATTTTACCGGGTGGAGGTGGAGCCCGGTGCCGATGTGACCATCCGGCCAGAAAAGAACTCCAGGGATTCGCTGAATTTCCGGCCCACTCGCTATGACTTTACGGAGGTGGTGGAGAACAAAACAGCGAACTTCAAAGATACCAAAACCCGGTTCCTGCGGGGGAGGGTTTCAGGTGGAAGTTGCGGTGTAGCACTCGGACCAAAAGCTTTTGCGTCAGTCCAGGTGAGTCCAGCCAACAACAAATTCACCAAAACCTTTGCCGTCGATGCCGGCGGAAACTTCACTTTTCCCACCCTGCCGCCCCAGGCGTACACGGTAAGTGTACAAATGGACCAGGCATTTATTGAGGATATTGATAATTGGTCTACTATAGATACCTGGTTTAAAAATAACGGTAAATCCATCGATCTCGAAAAGTCCTATTCCCTGGCGGATTCGGCATGGGGCGGCGAGGAAGACACCCTGGATTTTACCTACAGGTCGCCGATGCAGGTGGAGATCGCCGGTTTTGATACCCTTAGTATCTGGAATCCCGACAAACAGAAGCTGGAAGTGAATAAGTACTTTGTTCAGAACCGGCCGCACATTCTTGAACTCTCTTCCTATGAGGAATATTATGGCGGAGAGTGCCCGGTGGATACCGGGACATTTCAGATCTTTGACTACATCAGTGACCGGTGGTCGGCAGGATCTGAGGATACCGTCGAAGTGGCTATCGGGCCGACCGGAACGTATGACTATGAAGTGATACCGGGTCAGCCGGACGTGATCTCTCCCTATAAGAAAAAGATCTCTGTGAGAGCTATAGGGGGGATTGGACAGACCAAGTCGGTGACGAAAGAGGCGGTTGTGCTCGGGACCAAACCCGGACCGATGCAGTTTACCACCACTGCTCCGGATATCCCGTTCCTGATCCTGCGGCGGCCGCCCGGAGACCAGAGTTTTGCCGAGTTTACCCGGAGCCAGGCTCAATCGACTGAGTTTGGTATTGATATCGGCAGTGCCATGGGATACGAACGGGAAGTTTCGGCTAGTCTGGGAACGAAGTTTACTACGGTGGTTGGGTTTGGTGTCTCCACCGAACTCTCGGTGGAAGCCAAATACGAAATGACGGCCGGATTTTCATCTACATTTTCTCTCTCGAGCTCGAAATCCCAAGCGGTCAGTATCTCCACCCAAAGCACTTACCAGACGGGCACCGGAGTTGATGTGGCGGGGAACCACGGGGATCTCGACATGTTTGTCGGCGGGGCACTCAATCTCCTCTACGGTAAAACCACCGAGCTCGGCCTTAAAAAATATACTGTGGGAGAACAGGTTTACGATGGATACGGGATTACTACCCCGGTTATGTTTGTGCCGGACGGGTTTGCCACTACCTTCATATACACCCGGAAGCACATCGAGGAGATCCTTATTCCGGAGCTGCGGGACATCGCCCGGAACACGGACAGTGACTCCCTCCGGGAAACCACTCTCGAAAGTATTGCCCGATGGAACCAGGTATTAGACCGGGAGAAGTCCCTCCGCTGGATAACCCAGGATACGGTCAATTACAGCTTTGATGGTAACGCCGGGCCGTTTACACAGTCCAGGACATCGGAAGTATCCGAAAGCTACACCATGAATGTAGGACTGGAGATTAATTCCAGTTTCGCGCAGGAAGTCGGGTTCGAGATCAACGAGGGGTTTGGCGCATCTACCACGGAGCGATATTCCTTCGGATTTAATATGGGGCGAAGCGCAACTTCAACGAAAACAGTGTCCAATACCTCCTCTTTCACTCTGGATGACGACGATGATGGCGATCGGTATACGGTGGACGTAGCGAACGATCCGGTCTATGGAACCCCCGTTTTCCGGGTAGTTTCAGGTATCTCCTCTTGTCCCTATGAAGAATGGAGAAATGCGGAGGACTCCGTGGTGACCGTGCCCCGGGATAAGCCCACCATGGCCTGGGATGCCTCCACCAATAACGGAATTATTGACGACGCATTGCCCAGTGAGCCGGTGGATCTCAAAGTCTGGCTGCGGAACGAAAAGCCCGAATCGCGCACATACTACCTCTCAATTGTTCAATCATCTAACCCGTTGGGTGCGGAAATCACAATCAACGGTGTGGCCGCTACCGAAGCCAATCCTTTTCCGGTGGTGATGGACAGCATGGAACAACAGTTTGCCACGGTACGGGTCTGGCGCGGTTCGGGCGATCACTACGAGTACAATGGATTAACGATCAAATTCGCGCCGGAATGCGAATCCAACTATGCCGGAGTGACCTCGGGATTTACCCTGCCGTTTACCGTGAACTTTGCAAAACCCTGTACCGATGCAGAGTTTTACGATCTAGAAGAGAGCTGGGTGCTGAATATTGCCGACAAAGACACGCTGGATTTTCTCGTGACCGGCTATGATCTCGGACAGAGCTATTTTGAAACCTTGCTGCTGCAATATCAACCGGTGGGCAGTGATCAATGGTTTACGGTCAGCGCCGATACGCTGTACGCCGATACGCTGCGTATCTATGACCAGCAGGTGGCATCCATGCACTGGCCGATACCCGAGGGATTTACAGACGGCAAGTATGACATCCGGTTGCGGTCCGTGTGCCTGGAGAACACCCTGACCAACGAAATGCCATCATTGCGGGGAACCGTCGACCGGAAGAAACCGCAGATTCTTGGTGCCCCGGAACCGAAGGACGAAGTCCTGAATATGAGCGACGAGATTGCCATTAACTTCACAGAGGCAATCAACCCGGCTTCGGTCACCCGTACGGACGTGAAGCTTTACGACGGGCAGGCCGGGGGCGAGATTACGGACATTGAGGTGACGGTTTCGGAAAATCGGCTGGTCATCATTCCGCAGATCCAGAACAAATTTATGGAGAATCACCATGTGACGGCGACAGTTTACGGATATGAAGACTTAAACGGAAATCCCGGTGATACCCTCACCTGGAAATTCCTGGTGGATCGGAATCCGGTGGCATGGAATCAGCGAAGCACCGAGGTCCTGGCCTTTACGGACACTACCAACGAGTTTAGAATAACGCTGAATAATAACGGCTCGAAGGCACAGCCGTTTGAACTGGTTGATGTACCATCCTGGCTAATTGCCGCACCAACCAATGGTGAGCTCAATCCCGGCGGATCGTTTGACATTCACTTTGAGGTCGATCCGAATCTGGACGTGGGAGAGTACACCAATACGCTGTTCGCCCGGACGCCGGAGGGAGACGAGCCGCTGGACATGAAGATCGTCTCCATGTGCCCGTATCCTGACTGGGACGTGAATCCCTACGACTACGAATACTCTATGACGGTCACTGCTGACGTACTGGTGCAGGGGACCAAGTCCACCGATCATTACGACCGTATGGGGGCGTTTATCGATGGTCAGCCCGTTGGGTTTGGCCATATTGAGTATGTGTCGGAGCTGAACGATCACCGCACCTATCTCACTGTCTACAGCAACACCTTCAGCGGCGATACTGTGCGGTTCCATCTCTGGGACAGGACCGGCTGTGTGGAGTTCTGGGAAATGGATACAACCCTGGTATTCACCAATGATGCCGCCATCGGTAGCCTGACTGAGCCGCTTACCATGAACGCCTCTGGGGTTGTGGCGCAGAATCTGGCATTCCCTGAAGGATTTAAATGGTTCAGCGTCAATGTGAAGCCGGAAAAAAGTAACTTGAACAATGTGTTGGAGGGATTGGCTCCGGAAGAAGGCGATCGAATAATAAGTCAGGAGGCCTACGCGCAATTTCAGTCCTCCACAAACAGCTGGGTCGGGCCGCTGACGGAAGTTGGTCTGGATGCGGGGACGATGTATGTGGCTGATTTAAGTAGCGGTATGGCTCTCCCCTATATCGGGCGGCGTGTGTGGGCGGATACGGCGCAAATTCCGCTGACACAGAACTGGAACTGGCTGGGCTATCTGCCGAACCGGAGTATGAATGTGAACGTGGCGCTGAGTCAACTGCATCCCGGCGATGGCGATCTTGTCAAGGATCAGGTGAGCTTCGCTGAATATGCGGAGGGACTTGGCTGGATTGGGAACCTGACGGACATGTTACCCGGCGCCGGATACAAGATCCGTCTTGTCACTGCGGATACACTGGTATATCCGCTGGGCAGTATCACCAGTCCAGGACTAGCAAAGATTACGGTTCTGACGCCGGAGTTCGCTGCCGATTCGCTACCGGAAGTTCAGTGGGTAGTCGAGAATCCGTATCTCCACGAACACACCATGACGCTAACCACTGTTATCTACGATGAACTGAACATGGTTGCCGATCCGTACGATATGGTGGCGGCGCTCATTGACGGAGAAGTCCGGGGCACGGCACGTCCGATGTTTATCCCGGGGATCGATGAACCGCGGATCTTCCTGAGCATCCAGGGCGATTCCAGAGAGGAAACTCCTGTGGAACTCCGCATCTGGGACAACGACAAGGAACGGATCTACCGTACGGCGGAGACTTTCCCGTTCCGGCCGGAGAGTCATGAGGGGTCGGTAACCGAACCGTTCACCATGACGCAGACCGCGTTGGCGTTGGACGATCCGGATTTTATCCCGGAAGAATACGTGCTTTCGCAGAACTATCCGAACCCGTTTAATCCGACGACTGTCATCGGATACGGGTTGCCGGAAGCCAGTAGGGTGACGCTCCGGATTTACAATATTCGTGGCCAGGTGGTGAAGACGATGGTGAACGATGTGCAAAAAGCGGGATACTACCGAATTCGCTGGGATGGTACAGATCAGTACGGTCACGATATGGCATCAGGGATGTACATTATGCGGATGCGGACAAGAACCTATACCAAGATCCGGAAGATGGTACTTGTCCGATGA
- a CDS encoding T9SS type A sorting domain-containing protein yields MRSFALLFALFFSSLILGQTAVAPSSGDGSSSNPYEITSVGNLYWIGAPGTLNGLTQADRLGKHYRQMNNIDLTATHLWDDKNDNSDGDPYNDPDDSTDTGSNDGWKPIGSIGAEFRGVYDGNGYTVQNLVINRPLEENIGFFGSVRGGTDDNTVIRNLGIVNATVVGKHHVGSLIGGALVHKDNDYITIVENCYVEDSGSGSVTGLGGVGGLLGDNNSLGKKAVPIIRYCYAKIDVASSDPANTSDDNTKYGGLVGCNQSGMVSNCYATGDITGGERVGGIDGCTIRGLLVRSYSTGSVTSGITSANYVGGLVGRVVGQLPPSLGGFSGKGAVPYAYWNTETSGISTSAAGTGIPTSEMENQSTFDSWDFDGVWKYSTVSYTFPRLQWEQDGVLSPLANTHDGILYPTVTDSTAQPAELYSTNTLSAHNVNAAFLPNASETQNVSIYANTSTNPDILGSAFSSPENLGAYYQFIFSDASVLENGHSFSIECPVMPGDIWYRYAEGTWAVVPTSAVSGPVSPNYTYTVNVPEISYTEGATEIEFAMDSGVDSSLPVSLSSFTGDCRGGHLYLHWTTESEIENLGFLLHRREKTTGGSGTWETIASFRTDPALRGQGTTPNRTEYIFTDNNVNTGTTYQYQLGDVDFSGKVSWHDIIELRVESKNEQIPGEFGLHQGYPNPFNPKVTLRYDLTEDAPTALRIYDLRGHLVETLVNIPQQAGRHSLSWQPTELSAGIYIIHLQSGNKVHKIKVVYSK; encoded by the coding sequence ATGCGATCATTCGCTCTTTTATTCGCTCTATTTTTTTCGAGTTTAATCCTGGGACAGACAGCAGTCGCACCTTCTTCGGGGGATGGTTCAAGCAGTAACCCGTATGAGATTACCTCAGTTGGCAATCTGTACTGGATAGGCGCACCGGGCACCCTAAACGGGTTGACTCAGGCGGACAGACTGGGCAAGCACTACCGACAAATGAATAACATCGATCTGACAGCCACCCACCTCTGGGATGATAAAAATGATAATAGCGATGGGGACCCGTATAATGACCCGGACGATTCCACTGATACTGGTTCCAATGACGGCTGGAAACCCATCGGTTCTATTGGTGCAGAGTTTCGTGGCGTTTATGACGGCAACGGCTATACTGTGCAGAATCTGGTGATCAACCGCCCCTTGGAGGAAAATATCGGCTTTTTTGGATCGGTCCGGGGCGGCACCGACGACAACACGGTCATCCGGAATCTCGGGATTGTCAATGCGACAGTTGTCGGTAAACACCATGTCGGCTCGCTCATTGGCGGAGCGTTAGTACATAAGGATAATGATTACATTACCATTGTAGAAAACTGCTATGTCGAGGACAGTGGGTCCGGTTCAGTTACAGGGCTTGGTGGAGTTGGTGGACTCCTTGGCGATAATAATTCGCTCGGGAAAAAGGCTGTGCCGATAATCAGATATTGCTACGCAAAAATCGATGTTGCCAGCTCAGATCCCGCAAATACATCAGATGACAACACTAAATACGGTGGGTTGGTGGGATGTAACCAGAGTGGAATGGTATCGAACTGCTATGCGACTGGCGATATCACTGGAGGCGAACGTGTCGGGGGGATTGACGGATGTACCATACGTGGCTTACTTGTCCGGAGTTATTCCACCGGGTCGGTGACAAGCGGTATTACCAGTGCTAATTATGTCGGAGGACTTGTTGGCCGCGTGGTAGGTCAGCTGCCACCATCACTCGGCGGATTCTCTGGAAAGGGGGCAGTCCCCTACGCCTACTGGAATACTGAGACATCAGGGATTTCCACTTCCGCCGCAGGAACGGGTATTCCCACCTCAGAGATGGAAAACCAGTCAACCTTTGACTCATGGGATTTTGACGGTGTTTGGAAGTACAGTACAGTCAGCTATACCTTCCCCCGGCTACAATGGGAACAGGATGGTGTGCTGTCCCCGCTGGCTAACACCCATGATGGGATCCTCTATCCCACGGTCACTGACAGTACGGCACAGCCGGCTGAACTCTATTCCACGAACACGCTTTCAGCTCATAACGTGAATGCGGCTTTCCTGCCAAATGCATCGGAAACCCAGAACGTTTCAATTTATGCCAATACTTCGACCAATCCCGATATTCTCGGCAGTGCGTTTTCCAGTCCGGAGAATTTAGGTGCCTATTACCAATTTATCTTCTCCGATGCGTCAGTACTGGAAAATGGTCACAGTTTTTCCATCGAGTGTCCGGTAATGCCAGGTGACATCTGGTATCGATATGCAGAGGGGACCTGGGCGGTCGTGCCCACCTCCGCTGTCAGTGGCCCTGTCTCACCCAATTATACGTACACTGTAAATGTCCCAGAGATTTCTTATACCGAAGGTGCCACAGAGATTGAATTCGCCATGGACTCCGGGGTGGACTCCTCGCTTCCGGTCTCTCTGAGTTCGTTTACCGGTGACTGTCGGGGTGGACATCTGTATTTGCACTGGACCACTGAAAGTGAGATTGAGAACCTCGGATTTCTGTTGCACAGACGGGAAAAAACAACAGGAGGATCAGGTACCTGGGAGACAATCGCCTCATTTCGAACGGATCCTGCACTGCGAGGCCAGGGTACCACCCCCAACCGGACTGAGTACATTTTTACCGACAACAATGTCAACACAGGCACAACTTACCAGTACCAGCTGGGTGATGTGGACTTCAGCGGAAAAGTTTCCTGGCACGACATAATTGAGCTGAGGGTGGAGAGCAAAAACGAACAGATCCCTGGTGAATTCGGGTTGCATCAAGGATACCCGAATCCCTTTAATCCGAAAGTTACCCTGCGATATGATTTGACGGAGGACGCTCCAACCGCACTCCGGATTTATGACCTTCGGGGGCATCTGGTGGAAACACTCGTCAACATCCCCCAGCAAGCCGGAAGACATAGCCTGTCATGGCAGCCGACGGAACTGAGTGCCGGAATTTACATCATCCATCTTCAATCAGGTAATAAGGTGCACAAAATAAAGGTGGTCTACAGCAAGTGA